AATGACTAACGAAAGTAAAGAATGGAAAACTTTGATTGTGGAAGACGAGGCTCCTACAAGAGACTTGCTCGTTAATTACTGTTTATCTCGTCCGGAGTTGCGTTTGTCCAAGGTAGCCAAAGACGGGGAAGAAGCTTTGGAATATTTACAATCGGAAGAATTCGATTTGGCGTTCTTGGATATCAATCTACCGATTCTTTCGGGTTTGGAAATTTTAGAAAGACTGGAAAACCCTCCCTATATCATTTTTATTACCGCTTTGCGTGATAAAGCGATCGAAGCTTTCGAGTTAGGTGCCATTGATTATCTACTGAAGCCGTTTTCAAAAGATCGGTTTTTCAAAGCGGTTGACCGATCGATTCAGTTTTTGCAAAAAAAAGAGGAAAAAGCTTCCGGTAATGTCTTTAATGAGCATGGACTTTTTATCTTGGAAAAAGAAAATCACTTTCTGATTCCTTACAAAGATATCAATTTTATTTCTTCCAGAGACAATTTCAGTATAGTTCATACGGATGAAAGAGAGTATGTAACGTATAAGTCTTTAAAAAGTTTGGAAACAAAATTACCTCCTGGTCGTTTTTTAAGAATCTATAAACAGCATATCATCAATTTGGAAAAATTGTCACATCTTCAAACGGACAATATGGGAAACTATGCAGTGTATTTAAAAGATGAGGATGAAACTCAATTGCCCGTCGGTCGCAAATACATTTCCAAAATAAAAGAAATGCTCTGATTTTTTCCCTCCCAATCCGCCGTACACCTTCCGGTTTCGCTCAATTCCTAGTCGAGCGTTGACTAAATCCGATCCATTAGATACTCTTATTTGCTTATGGTTCAAATAAATCGAGAGATCGGCATGATTCAATTTTTAGGAGGAGCGGGAACAGTAACCGGTTCCAAATATCTGCTCCAGGCATTCGGGAAAAAAATTCTGATAGATTGCGGTCTCTTCCAAGGTGAAAAAGAATTGCGTTTGCTGAATTGGAAAGAAGCCCCTGTCGATGTAACACTCGTCGATTTGGTATTACTTACGCACGGACATCTTGATCATTGCGGATTTTTGCCAAGGATTGTAAAAGACGGATACAACGGACCGATTTACGGAACTGCACCCAGTTTGGATATTGCAAGCATAGTATTAAAAGACAGCGCCCGTTTGCAGGAAGAGGATGCACACATTGCAAATAACTCTAGTTATTCGAAACATAAACCTGCGTTGCCTCTGTATGACTCGAATGATGTGGAAAACACTCTTTCCTTATTTCATTCGGTTGAATTGGATCATTGGATTTCCGTAACTCCCGATGTTCAGTTTCGTTTCAGATACAACGGACATATTTTAGGTGCCAGTTTTATCGAGATTAGAGTCGGTGAAAAAAAATTGGTTTTTTCGGGAGACATCGGTAGAGATGGGGATCCTCTACTTTACACGCCGGAAAAGCCCGAAGATGCGGATATTTTGCTCCTTGAGTCAACCTATGGAAATCGAATTCACAGAGGCAATCCAGAAAAACGTCTCATCCAACTGGTAAACCAATATTCGGATTCGAATGGCTCCATCATCATTCCTAGTTTCGCAGTGGAAAGAACCCAGCTATTGATGTTTTTATTATGGCGGCTTAGAAAAGAAAAAAAGATTCCTAACATTCCTATTTATATGGATTCACCGATGGGATTGCACGTATTCGAAGTGTTTCAAAACTACGGACCTAAATGGCATAAATTGACGAAAGCCGAATGCAGAGAAATTAGCAAAGATATAATTCGTATCAAAGATGCGGGAGAATCCAAAAGAAATACAAAGAACAAAGGTCCTAGAATTATCATTGCAGGAAGTGGAATGGCGACCGGAGGAAGAGTTCTTTCTTATATGGAGCAATCATTAGGTGATAATGAATCTTTGATTCTGTTGGTAGGTTACCAAGCTGCCGGGACACGCGGTAGAAAATTGTTACGTGGGGATACCGAGATTAAGATTCGGGGAAAATACTATGAAGTGAGATGTGATGTGGAAAGTATCGACGGCCTT
The nucleotide sequence above comes from Leptospira kobayashii. Encoded proteins:
- a CDS encoding LytR/AlgR family response regulator transcription factor: MTNESKEWKTLIVEDEAPTRDLLVNYCLSRPELRLSKVAKDGEEALEYLQSEEFDLAFLDINLPILSGLEILERLENPPYIIFITALRDKAIEAFELGAIDYLLKPFSKDRFFKAVDRSIQFLQKKEEKASGNVFNEHGLFILEKENHFLIPYKDINFISSRDNFSIVHTDEREYVTYKSLKSLETKLPPGRFLRIYKQHIINLEKLSHLQTDNMGNYAVYLKDEDETQLPVGRKYISKIKEML
- a CDS encoding MBL fold metallo-hydrolase RNA specificity domain-containing protein is translated as MIQFLGGAGTVTGSKYLLQAFGKKILIDCGLFQGEKELRLLNWKEAPVDVTLVDLVLLTHGHLDHCGFLPRIVKDGYNGPIYGTAPSLDIASIVLKDSARLQEEDAHIANNSSYSKHKPALPLYDSNDVENTLSLFHSVELDHWISVTPDVQFRFRYNGHILGASFIEIRVGEKKLVFSGDIGRDGDPLLYTPEKPEDADILLLESTYGNRIHRGNPEKRLIQLVNQYSDSNGSIIIPSFAVERTQLLMFLLWRLRKEKKIPNIPIYMDSPMGLHVFEVFQNYGPKWHKLTKAECREISKDIIRIKDAGESKRNTKNKGPRIIIAGSGMATGGRVLSYMEQSLGDNESLILLVGYQAAGTRGRKLLRGDTEIKIRGKYYEVRCDVESIDGLSAHADQSELLEWISHLKKQPEKICIVHGEPEAAHSLREKIEKTSNGEVIVPELNDTITFEV